ATCAGACCACGTTCTGCCTGTATCTTCAATAATAAAGCCTGACGCCGTAAGGCCAGTCTTTCCTGACGCTTGCCCATGGTCTAGCCCTGATCCTTTTGATTATCATTACTACGATTGAAGACAGAGGCATCTTTTTTCAGTTCAGCCAGGCTATGGAATAACAAGCCGGGTTTGTCACGGAACTGTTTGCGCAAGTGTAAGGCGATTCCCACAGCCAGCAGACCAAATACAGTGATTAAAGCCAGCAATACCGTATAGCGGTAAGTCGTATCCCAAAACACGGCTACCACGGTCAGTATTGCCAGCATGATGGCAATGCAGGCAAAAAACAATGCTGTCAATGACCATATCAGGCTGGAAGAAAAATGCGCAAGCTCTTCTTCCAGCTCAACCGCAGCCAGTTCCAGGCGGGTACGAACCATACTGCTCAGTGTCGCAGCAAGTTGTCCCAGCGAATCGCTGATAGCCATTGATTTTTGCTGCGCTTATCTGCTACGGCCAATCAGCAAGCCAACCAGCAAGCCTACACCGGCTGCAATACCTGCAGATTGCCATGGGTTTTCCTTGACATAGACGTCAGTGGCTTTGGCGGCTTCTTTTGTGCGTGTGACGACGATATCTTCAATGCGCTCAACTTCAGCCTTGGCATTTCTCAGGGTTTTTTCAAATTTGGCCTTG
This is a stretch of genomic DNA from Undibacterium sp. KW1. It encodes these proteins:
- a CDS encoding phage holin family protein, whose product is MAISDSLGQLAATLSSMVRTRLELAAVELEEELAHFSSSLIWSLTALFFACIAIMLAILTVVAVFWDTTYRYTVLLALITVFGLLAVGIALHLRKQFRDKPGLLFHSLAELKKDASVFNRSNDNQKDQG
- a CDS encoding YqjD family protein; protein product: MSTVDEHKEQLMNDLHLVIRDAEELLKNTEQQGSEGFKSAKAKFEKTLRNAKAEVERIEDIVVTRTKEAAKATDVYVKENPWQSAGIAAGVGLLVGLLIGRSR